From the Cystobacter ferrugineus genome, the window GGATGTGATCCTGCAGCTCCTGGCCCACGCCCGGCAGATCGTGCACCACGGGGATGCCCAGGGCGCGGAGCTCGTCCGCCGGCCCCACCCCGGACTGCATCAGCATCTTCGGGGAGTTGATGGCACCGGCCGACAGCACCACCTCGCGCAGGGCCCGCACCCGGCGCACCTGGCCGCCATGACGGAACTCCACGCCCGTACACCGGCGGCCCTCGAAGATCAGCCGCGTCACCTCGGCGTGGGTGAGCACTGTCAGGTTGGGCCGGCGCATGGCCGGAAAGAGCAGGGCCCGGGCCACGCTGAAGCGCTCGCCGTCGGCGACACTCAGGTCGAAGAAACCCGCGCCCTCCATCCGCTCGCCGTTGTAGTCGCGCGTCGTCGGGAGGCCCGCCTGCTGGGCGGCTTCCATGAAGGCCCGGGCGAGCGGATGCGGATCGACCGCGCGGGAGATGCGCAGCGGGCCGCCCACGCCCCGGTACTCGTCCTCGCCACCGGAGTAGTCTTCCAGGTCCTTGAAGACGCGGCGGACCGTCTCGTCATCCCAGCCGGGATTGCCCTGGGCGGCCCAGCCGTCGAAGTCCAGGCGGTGACCCCGCGCCCAGACACTGGCGTTGTTGCTGGCGCAGCCTCCCAGCATCTTGCCTCGAGGACAGGGGACGACCCGGCCCGCGGCGTGTTTCTGGGGCATCGTCTGGTAGCGCCAATCCAGCTCGGTGCCGAGCAGGTGCCGCCACCGCGACGGGATGAACACGTCCGGATGGGTGCCGGGGCCGCCGGCCTCGAGCACCAGCACCTGATTCGCCGGGTCCTCGGAGAGCCGGGCGGCCAGCACACAGCCAGCCGAGCCCGCGCCAATCACGATGAAATCATGGGCCTCGCGGGGCTGCTCGCGCAGCCGACGCTGGTTCTCACAGGCGGCCAGGGCTTCGTCGGCCAGACCCGCCGCCCGCTCCTCGGTGACGCCTGCCTCCTTGGCGGCGCGCAGAAAGCCCTCCCGATCGAGTTCGCCGCTGCGCACCTGATGAACGAGCAGCCCGAGGCCACCCTTGCCGTCTTGATCCATGGTCTCTCCCGTGAGGAATGGGTCCCTCAGAGGAGGAGTGCGCGCCTGGCCGTTGTGAAGGTGAACCACACGAGGCATCACATGCGTCACGGATCCGCTCAACCGTCTGTTGAAAACGAGGAATCAAGTCAGGAGCGGACGGATGCAATCAGCGATGGAAGCATGGAATGAGATCGCGGCGGGCGGCGAGCAGGCCTTGGACATCCCCGAGCCGTGCACGGTGATCC encodes:
- a CDS encoding GMC family oxidoreductase, with the translated sequence MDQDGKGGLGLLVHQVRSGELDREGFLRAAKEAGVTEERAAGLADEALAACENQRRLREQPREAHDFIVIGAGSAGCVLAARLSEDPANQVLVLEAGGPGTHPDVFIPSRWRHLLGTELDWRYQTMPQKHAAGRVVPCPRGKMLGGCASNNASVWARGHRLDFDGWAAQGNPGWDDETVRRVFKDLEDYSGGEDEYRGVGGPLRISRAVDPHPLARAFMEAAQQAGLPTTRDYNGERMEGAGFFDLSVADGERFSVARALLFPAMRRPNLTVLTHAEVTRLIFEGRRCTGVEFRHGGQVRRVRALREVVLSAGAINSPKMLMQSGVGPADELRALGIPVVHDLPGVGQELQDHILVAGINYESRIPLPPPRGNGAEATLWWRSQQRLSRPDIQPILHQFPVVTDELGPLPDNGYSIVPGLVRPASRGRMRLASADPSAPPVLDMNYLGHEADVEALRVAVELSRELGASRAFDRFRKRELMPGPLGRAAMVEWIRKATTCFFHPTSTCRMGVDERSVVGPRLRVHGLEGLRVADASIMPEITSGPTNAPTIMIGEQASRFILSARNG